A DNA window from Pyrus communis chromosome 3, drPyrComm1.1, whole genome shotgun sequence contains the following coding sequences:
- the LOC137729672 gene encoding acyltransferase Pun1-like yields the protein MGGSEMINVEVIHKEIIKPSSPTPHHLRYLSLSVFDQFKYEIYLPHVVFYPSSSEEYSLVAEKSELLKKSLSEALTQFYPFAGEFKYNDSINCDDRGAVFLEAQVNCPMSKILDDKHDLENMGKLIPTPVRSEHAEGGHLLLVQANVFECGGLAIAASFFHKVVDALSISKFMESWAEIARCSAGTTDHHVVLPTEFGVAATLFPPQEYFNSPKKLMLPLTENYMVRRRRFVFDASKIAALKVKAASATVPSPTRVEAVSALIWKCAMEASRSNLGFVRSSTWRHAVNMRKILAQPFVENLLGNFSFYAISKVEENEANDLQILVAKLRKRVEELKVKHTNEIRAEDVVQFFKEYGELIEKDDMDNYTCSSLCRFPFCSANFGWGKPSCTRFPLTEVFKNMFLLSDATDGNGIEAYLSMKEEDMVMFETNQDLLTYASLQ from the coding sequence ATGGGGGGTTCAGAGATGATCAATGTTGAAGTAATTCACAAGGAAATAATTAAACCATCCTCTCCAACTCCTCACCACCTTAGATATTTGTCCCTCTCCGTTTTTGACCAgtttaaatatgaaatttatttgCCACATGTTGTCTTCTATCCCAGCAGCAGTGAGGAGTACTCTCTGGTTGCTGAAAAATCCGAGCTTCTAAAGAAATCATTATCTGAGGCCCTCACTCAATTCTACCCGTTTGCAGGGGAATTCAAATATAATGATTCCATCAATTGCGATGATCGTGGAGCTGTATTTCTTGAAGCCCAAGTCAACTGTCCCATGTCCAAGATCTTGGACGACAAACACGATTTAGAGAACATGGGAAAATTGATTCCAACTCCTGTTCGTTCCGAACACGCAGAAGGGGGGCATCTTCTACTAGTCCAGGCCAATGTATTTGAATGTGGTGGATTGGCAATTGCTGCCAGCTTTTTTCATAAGGTCGTCGATGCCTTATCCATCAGCAAATTCATGGAAAGCTGGGCTGAAATTGCCCGCTGCTCTGCCGGCACTACTGATCATCATGTAGTACTTCCTACAGAATTCGGTGTTGCAGCTACTTTGTTCCCACCTCAAGAATATTTTAACTCACCGAAGAAACTCATGCTACCTTTGACTGAAAATTATATGGTAAGGAGGAGGAGATTTGTGTTTGATGCCTCAAAGATTGCTGCTCTCAAGGTCAAAGCTGCCAGTGCCACAGTGCCAAGTCCTACGCGAGTTGAAGCAGTATCCGCGCTCATTTGGAAATGCGCAATGGAAGCATCAAGATCGAACTTGGGTTTTGTAAGGTCATCCACGTGGCGTCAtgctgtgaacatgaggaaAATATTGGCTCAGCCCTTCGTAGAAAACTTACTGGGAAATTTTTCGTTCTATGCTATATCAAAGGTTGAAGAAAACGAAGCAAATGATCTTCAAATCTTGGTTGCAAAATTGAGGAAGAGGGTTGAGGAACTTAAGGTAAAGCATACTAATGAAATTAGAGCGGAGGATGTAGTTCAATTCTTCAAAGAGTATGGCGAGCTCATTGAAAAGGATGATATGGACAACTATACTTGCTCCAGTCTTTGTAGGTTTCCTTTCTGCTCAGCCAATTTTGGATGGGGAAAGCCATCATGCACACGTTTCCCTCTCACTGAAGTTTTCAAAAATATGTTCTTATTGAGCGATGCAACCGATGGCAATGGCATCGAAGCATACTTGTCAATGAAAGAAGAAGATATGGTCATGTTTGAAACCAACCAGGACCTGCTTACATATGCTTCTCTGCAATAG